The Saccharothrix variisporea genome has a segment encoding these proteins:
- the rpoZ gene encoding DNA-directed RNA polymerase subunit omega, whose amino-acid sequence MTTHTELGPLSGSPEGITNPPIDDLLEQVSSKYALVIYAAKRARQINDYYAQLGEGLLEYVGPLVEPGPREKPLSIALREIHAGLLEHTEGE is encoded by the coding sequence GTGACCACGCACACCGAGCTGGGCCCGCTGTCGGGTTCTCCGGAGGGCATCACCAACCCGCCGATCGACGACCTGCTCGAGCAGGTCAGCTCGAAGTACGCGCTGGTGATCTACGCGGCCAAGCGGGCGCGGCAGATCAACGACTACTACGCGCAGCTCGGCGAGGGCCTGCTGGAGTACGTCGGCCCGCTGGTCGAGCCGGGCCCGCGCGAGAAGCCGCTGTCGATCGCGCTCCGGGAGATCCACGCGGGTCTCCTCGAGCACACCGAGGGCGAGTGA
- the metK gene encoding methionine adenosyltransferase, producing the protein MSQHSSRLFTSESVTEGHPDKICDAISDSILDALLAKDPRSRVAVETLITTGQVHVAGEVTTETYADIPSIVREKILEIGYDSSAKGFDGRSCGVNVAIGSQSPDIAQGVDTAYEERVEGAGDEIDKQGAGDQGLMFGYACTDTPELMPLPIALAHRLSRRLTAVRKDGTVPYLRPDGKTQVTIEYAGDQPVRLDTVVVSTQHADGIDLEKLLGVDIREHVVTPEIAELGLDTSNVRLLVNPTGRFVIGGPMGDAGLTGRKIIVDTYGGMARHGGGAFSGKDPSKVDRSAAYAMRWVAKNAVAAGLATRIEVQVAYAIGKAAPVGLFVETFGTETVDPTKIQQAIGEVFDLRPAAIIRDLDLLRPIYAPTAAYGHFGRTDVDLPWENTDRADALRAAAGA; encoded by the coding sequence GTGAGCCAGCACAGCAGCAGGCTGTTCACCAGTGAGTCGGTGACCGAGGGGCACCCGGACAAGATCTGCGACGCGATCAGCGACTCGATCCTCGACGCGTTGCTGGCCAAGGACCCCCGCTCGCGGGTGGCCGTGGAGACGCTGATCACCACGGGCCAGGTGCACGTGGCCGGTGAGGTCACCACGGAGACCTACGCGGACATCCCGTCGATCGTCCGGGAGAAGATCCTCGAGATCGGCTACGACTCGTCGGCCAAGGGCTTCGACGGTCGTTCCTGCGGCGTGAACGTGGCCATCGGCTCGCAGTCCCCCGACATCGCGCAGGGCGTCGACACCGCCTACGAGGAGCGCGTCGAGGGCGCCGGCGACGAGATCGACAAGCAGGGCGCGGGCGACCAGGGCCTGATGTTCGGCTACGCGTGCACCGACACGCCGGAGCTGATGCCGCTGCCGATCGCGCTGGCGCACCGCCTGTCCCGGCGGCTGACCGCCGTGCGCAAGGACGGCACCGTGCCCTACCTGCGCCCCGACGGCAAGACCCAGGTCACCATCGAGTACGCGGGCGACCAGCCGGTCCGCCTGGACACCGTGGTCGTGTCCACGCAGCACGCCGACGGCATCGACCTGGAGAAGCTGCTCGGCGTCGACATCCGCGAGCACGTGGTCACGCCCGAGATCGCCGAGCTGGGCCTGGACACCTCCAACGTCCGCCTGCTGGTCAACCCGACCGGCCGGTTCGTCATCGGCGGCCCGATGGGTGACGCCGGCCTGACCGGCCGCAAGATCATCGTCGACACCTACGGCGGCATGGCCCGCCACGGCGGTGGCGCGTTCTCCGGCAAGGACCCGTCGAAGGTGGACCGGTCCGCCGCGTACGCGATGCGCTGGGTGGCCAAGAACGCCGTCGCCGCCGGTCTCGCGACCCGCATCGAGGTGCAGGTCGCGTACGCGATCGGCAAGGCCGCGCCGGTGGGCCTGTTCGTGGAGACCTTCGGCACCGAGACCGTGGACCCCACCAAGATCCAGCAGGCCATCGGCGAGGTCTTCGACCTGCGCCCGGCCGCGATCATCCGCGACCTGGACCTGCTGCGCCCGATCTACGCGCCGACCGCCGCGTACGGCCACTTCGGCCGCACCGACGTCGACCTGCCGTGGGAGAACACCGACCGCGCCGACGCCCTGCGCGCGGCCGCGGGTGCGTGA
- the mihF gene encoding integration host factor, actinobacterial type encodes MALPQLTEEQRAAALEKAAAARRARAELKERLKRGGTTLTDVLKAAESDEVLGKMKVSALLEALPGVGKVRAQQIMERLEIAPSRRLRGLGERQRKALLTEFSGE; translated from the coding sequence GTGGCCCTTCCCCAGCTTACCGAGGAGCAGCGGGCCGCAGCGCTGGAGAAGGCTGCTGCCGCTCGTCGCGCTCGGGCTGAGCTCAAGGAGCGCCTCAAGCGTGGCGGCACGACCCTGACGGACGTGCTGAAGGCCGCCGAGAGCGACGAGGTCCTTGGCAAGATGAAGGTGTCCGCGCTGCTCGAGGCCCTTCCGGGCGTCGGCAAGGTTCGCGCGCAGCAGATCATGGAGCGGCTCGAGATCGCTCCGAGCCGTCGGCTGCGCGGCCTCGGCGAGCGGCAGCGCAAGGCGCTGCTCACCGAGTTCAGCGGCGAGTGA
- the coaBC gene encoding bifunctional phosphopantothenoylcysteine decarboxylase/phosphopantothenate--cysteine ligase CoaBC: protein MTEGSAAPTKPRVVLGVGGGIAAYKACEVLRRLTESGHSVRVVPTDGALKFVGAATFEALSGQPVHADVFSDVPSVQHVKLGQEADLVVVAPTTANLLAKAAHGLADDLLTNTLLTARCPVLLVPAMHTEMWEHPATRANVALLRSRGVIVAEPASGRLTGKDTGKGRLPEPSEIVELSRLLLERPDALPRDLEGVHVAISAGGTREPLDPVRFLGNRSSGRQGYALARVAAQRGARVTLVAAHTADLATPAGVELERVGTAAELRDAMHFVAKAADVVVMAAAVADFRPVDSAEHKIKKTDRDPDPVALTRNADILAELVAARRPGQVVVGFAAETGDGESDVLEYGRAKLKRKGCDWLVVNAVGDGRAFEVEDNAGWLLSADGAETPLPHGSKARLASAVWDAVAPSARR from the coding sequence GTGACCGAGGGTTCTGCCGCCCCCACCAAGCCCCGGGTCGTGCTCGGGGTGGGTGGGGGCATCGCCGCGTACAAGGCCTGCGAGGTGCTGCGCCGGCTCACCGAGTCCGGGCACTCCGTGCGGGTCGTGCCCACGGACGGTGCGCTGAAGTTCGTCGGCGCGGCCACGTTCGAGGCGCTGTCCGGGCAGCCCGTGCACGCCGACGTGTTCTCCGACGTGCCGTCGGTGCAGCACGTGAAGCTGGGCCAGGAGGCCGACCTGGTGGTCGTCGCCCCGACCACGGCCAACCTGCTGGCCAAGGCCGCCCACGGGCTGGCCGACGACCTGCTCACCAACACGCTGCTGACCGCGCGCTGCCCGGTCCTGCTGGTCCCGGCGATGCACACCGAGATGTGGGAGCACCCGGCGACGCGGGCGAACGTGGCGCTGCTGCGCTCGCGCGGCGTGATCGTGGCCGAGCCCGCCAGCGGGCGGCTGACCGGCAAGGACACCGGCAAGGGCCGGCTGCCCGAGCCCAGCGAGATCGTGGAGCTGTCCCGGCTGCTGCTGGAGCGCCCCGACGCGCTGCCCCGCGACCTCGAAGGCGTCCACGTCGCCATCTCCGCCGGCGGGACCCGTGAACCGCTGGACCCCGTGCGGTTCCTGGGCAACCGGTCCTCCGGTCGCCAGGGCTACGCGCTGGCCCGGGTCGCCGCCCAGCGCGGCGCGCGCGTGACGCTGGTCGCCGCGCACACCGCCGACCTGGCCACCCCCGCCGGCGTCGAGCTGGAGCGCGTGGGCACCGCCGCCGAGCTGCGCGACGCGATGCACTTCGTCGCGAAGGCCGCCGACGTCGTCGTGATGGCCGCCGCCGTGGCCGACTTCCGGCCGGTGGACAGCGCCGAGCACAAGATCAAGAAGACCGACCGCGACCCCGACCCCGTGGCCCTGACCCGCAACGCCGACATCCTGGCCGAGCTGGTCGCCGCGCGCCGCCCCGGTCAGGTCGTGGTGGGCTTCGCCGCCGAGACCGGCGACGGCGAGTCCGACGTCCTGGAGTACGGTCGCGCGAAGCTCAAGCGCAAGGGCTGCGACTGGCTCGTCGTCAACGCCGTCGGCGACGGTCGCGCGTTCGAGGTCGAGGACAACGCGGGCTGGCTGCTGTCGGCCGACGGCGCCGAGACCCCGTTGCCACACGGGTCCAAAGCCCGCCTGGCGTCCGCAGTGTGGGACGCCGTGGCCCCTTCCGCTCGACGATGA
- the pyrF gene encoding orotidine-5'-phosphate decarboxylase — protein MSFAQRLSRAVSAHGPLCVGIDPHPGLLDAWGLPRDVSGLERFALTCVEAFGGHVALVKPQAAFFEAYGSKGVAVLESVLEGLRDSGTLTLVDAKRGDIGSTMAAYAAAYLSDGSPLAGDAVTLSPYLGFGSLDPALEAARASGRGVFVLARTSNPEGASVQCAEVPSGGSVGQSVVDEAARRNAGAEPLGDVGLVVGATLAELDLDLSDLHGYVLAPGFGAQGATVADLRRLFGDDLPGVLPTSSRDVLKHGPDSALLRSAARRVGDSLAM, from the coding sequence ATGAGTTTCGCCCAGCGGCTTTCCCGGGCCGTCTCCGCGCACGGACCGCTCTGCGTGGGCATCGACCCGCACCCCGGCCTGCTGGACGCCTGGGGCCTGCCCCGGGACGTCTCCGGGCTGGAGCGGTTCGCCCTGACCTGCGTCGAGGCGTTCGGCGGCCACGTGGCCCTGGTGAAGCCGCAGGCGGCGTTCTTCGAGGCGTACGGCTCGAAGGGCGTGGCGGTGCTGGAAAGCGTCCTGGAGGGCCTCAGGGACTCCGGGACGCTCACCCTGGTGGACGCCAAGCGCGGCGACATCGGGTCGACCATGGCGGCCTACGCGGCGGCGTACCTGTCCGACGGCTCGCCGTTGGCCGGGGACGCCGTCACCCTGTCGCCCTACCTCGGGTTCGGCTCGTTGGACCCGGCGCTCGAAGCCGCACGGGCGAGCGGGCGCGGCGTGTTCGTGCTCGCCCGCACGTCCAACCCGGAAGGGGCCTCCGTGCAGTGCGCGGAGGTCCCCTCCGGGGGCTCCGTCGGGCAGTCGGTGGTGGATGAGGCGGCCCGCCGCAACGCGGGCGCGGAGCCGCTCGGGGACGTCGGGCTGGTCGTCGGCGCGACTCTGGCCGAACTGGACCTCGACCTGTCTGACCTGCACGGATACGTCCTGGCGCCGGGCTTCGGCGCCCAGGGCGCGACCGTGGCGGACCTGCGGAGGCTCTTCGGCGACGACCTGCCCGGGGTGCTGCCGACCAGCTCCCGGGACGTCCTCAAGCACGGCCCCGACTCCGCATTGTTGCGGTCTGCGGCCCGGCGCGTCGGGGACTCCCTCGCGATGTGA
- the gmk gene encoding guanylate kinase produces MTDGTGAGSGARVRPRLTVLSGPSGVGKSSVLAELRRMGPDVHFSVSVTTRKPRPGEVDGVHYHFVDRAEFDKMVDNGELLEHAEFAGNCYGTPRAPVLAALASGLPSLLEIELQGARQVRAAMPEAQLVMLAPPSWEDLVGRLTGRGTEDPAVVARRLEIAREELAAEPEFDQVVVNDDVKSAATRLLHLVVGPAPDAR; encoded by the coding sequence GTGACTGATGGCACCGGGGCGGGGTCGGGCGCGCGCGTCCGGCCCCGCCTCACCGTCCTGAGCGGGCCCTCCGGCGTCGGCAAGTCCAGCGTGCTGGCCGAGCTGCGGCGCATGGGGCCCGACGTGCACTTCAGCGTCTCGGTGACCACGCGGAAGCCGAGGCCGGGCGAGGTCGACGGCGTCCACTACCACTTCGTGGACCGGGCCGAGTTCGACAAGATGGTGGACAACGGCGAACTGCTCGAGCACGCCGAGTTCGCGGGCAACTGCTACGGCACCCCCCGCGCCCCCGTCCTGGCGGCGCTGGCGTCGGGCCTGCCGTCCCTGCTGGAGATCGAGCTGCAGGGCGCGCGCCAGGTCCGGGCGGCCATGCCGGAGGCCCAGCTGGTCATGCTCGCGCCCCCGTCCTGGGAGGACCTGGTGGGGCGGCTGACCGGCCGCGGCACCGAGGACCCCGCCGTGGTGGCGCGCAGGCTGGAGATCGCCCGCGAGGAGCTGGCGGCCGAGCCGGAGTTCGACCAGGTCGTCGTGAACGACGACGTGAAGTCCGCCGCCACGCGCTTGCTACACTTGGTGGTCGGCCCAGCGCCTGACGCGCGTTGA
- a CDS encoding phosphocholine-specific phospholipase C — MSVSRRTLLTAAGLGAAGSLLPPSVHEALAREPRRGGLSAIKHVVLLMQENRSFDHYYGTLRGVRGFSDRNALDGVFNQSGVLPFSVREARGTRDIQYIGDLDHSWDGGHRALRGGWHDNWVPAKTPATMAYYDRLDLPFHHELADTFTLCDAYFCSVPSSTSPNRNYWVSGYTGFEASGARAVGNSAYAEDTHPGYTWTTYPERLSAAGVSWQVFQEWDNYQDNNLEFFTRFKDIARKALRGSHKSLDSFYADVFRSPNPQDLLAGLASGVAQLSPPDRALYDRALHRVRPGTLGAEFRAAVESGRLPAVSYLVPSSVDSEHPGASSPAASASITYQVLDALASVPEVWDTTALFITYDENDGYFDHVPPPRPPLGVTDEYVGDRPLGLGPRVPMTVVSPWTAGGYVCSEIFDHTSNTRFLERWLDVAEPNISAWRRRVSGDLTSAFDFTRRGTRPVVAAPGPVPPATPRWRPTPPADQHMPTQEPGTRPARPLPYQPEVTGRVVDGSVRLSLRNSGQSSAHLALYPYRGEFEHPVHFDVSTPQDFTVPFTSAYRFTVLGPNGFRREFAGEAGERVAVESSVNGHSRVLTITLANTGDHDETFEVTGDGRNFKVTVRPGKRRTLPWLTAFHHGWYDLTIHNGPFHRRLAGHVENGRESISG, encoded by the coding sequence ATGTCGGTTTCGCGTCGCACCCTCCTCACCGCCGCCGGACTGGGCGCCGCGGGTTCCCTGCTGCCGCCCTCGGTGCACGAGGCGCTGGCGCGCGAACCCCGGCGCGGTGGCCTGTCGGCGATCAAGCACGTCGTGCTGCTCATGCAGGAGAACCGGTCCTTCGACCACTACTACGGGACCCTGCGCGGGGTGCGCGGCTTCTCCGACCGCAACGCCCTGGACGGGGTGTTCAACCAGTCCGGCGTGCTGCCGTTCTCGGTGCGCGAGGCGCGCGGGACGCGGGACATCCAGTACATCGGCGACCTCGACCACAGCTGGGACGGCGGCCACCGGGCGCTGCGCGGCGGGTGGCACGACAACTGGGTGCCCGCCAAGACGCCCGCGACCATGGCCTACTACGACCGCTTGGACCTGCCGTTCCACCACGAGCTGGCGGACACGTTCACGTTGTGCGACGCGTACTTCTGCTCCGTGCCGTCGTCGACCAGCCCGAACCGGAACTACTGGGTGAGCGGCTACACCGGCTTCGAGGCGTCCGGCGCACGGGCCGTCGGCAACTCCGCGTACGCCGAGGACACCCACCCCGGCTACACGTGGACCACTTACCCCGAGCGCCTCTCCGCAGCCGGCGTGTCATGGCAGGTGTTCCAAGAATGGGACAACTACCAGGACAACAACCTGGAGTTCTTCACCCGCTTCAAGGACATCGCCCGCAAGGCCCTGCGCGGCTCGCACAAGTCCCTGGACTCGTTCTACGCCGACGTCTTCCGCTCGCCCAACCCGCAAGACCTTTTGGCGGGCTTGGCTTCCGGCGTCGCCCAACTGTCCCCTCCGGACCGTGCCCTCTACGACCGCGCGCTCCACCGCGTCCGCCCCGGCACCCTGGGCGCCGAGTTCCGCGCCGCGGTCGAGTCCGGCCGGCTACCCGCCGTCTCCTACCTGGTCCCGTCCTCGGTGGACTCCGAACACCCCGGCGCTTCGTCCCCCGCCGCCAGCGCGTCGATCACCTACCAGGTCCTGGACGCCCTCGCGTCCGTCCCGGAGGTCTGGGACACCACCGCGTTGTTCATCACCTACGACGAAAACGACGGCTACTTCGACCACGTCCCGCCCCCGCGCCCACCTCTCGGCGTGACCGACGAGTACGTAGGCGACCGCCCCTTGGGCCTGGGCCCACGCGTACCCATGACCGTCGTGTCCCCGTGGACCGCGGGCGGCTACGTCTGCTCGGAGATCTTCGACCACACGTCCAACACCCGCTTCCTGGAACGCTGGCTGGACGTGGCGGAACCCAACATCTCCGCTTGGCGCCGCCGCGTCTCGGGTGACCTCACGTCGGCCTTCGACTTCACCCGCCGAGGCACGCGCCCGGTCGTGGCAGCGCCGGGCCCCGTCCCACCCGCCACCCCACGCTGGCGCCCCACCCCGCCCGCCGACCAGCACATGCCCACCCAGGAACCAGGCACCCGCCCGGCCCGGCCGCTGCCGTACCAGCCGGAGGTGACCGGGCGCGTGGTGGACGGCAGCGTGCGCTTGTCGCTGCGCAACAGCGGGCAGTCGAGCGCACACCTGGCCCTGTACCCGTACCGGGGCGAGTTCGAGCACCCCGTCCACTTCGACGTCTCGACCCCGCAGGACTTCACCGTGCCGTTCACGTCGGCGTACCGCTTCACCGTGCTGGGTCCCAACGGCTTCCGGCGGGAGTTCGCTGGCGAGGCGGGGGAGCGGGTCGCGGTGGAGTCGTCCGTGAACGGCCACAGCCGCGTCCTGACGATCACCTTGGCGAACACCGGAGACCACGACGAAACCTTCGAGGTCACCGGCGACGGCCGCAACTTCAAGGTGACCGTCCGCCCAGGCAAACGCCGAACCCTCCCTTGGCTGACCGCCTTCCACCACGGCTGGTACGACCTGACCATCCACAACGGCCCCTTCCACCGCCGCCTCGCCGGCCACGTGGAAAACGGCCGCGAAAGCATCTCCGGCTGA